The window ttttatagtgTTAAAGAATTCGAAAACTACGAAGGCGTATAAAGAATGCTAAGTTAGGTTTACTTTtatacgttattttatattgtatgataatctcaggaacaactggtccgttttgaaaaattctttcagttttagatagcccatttattgaggaaggctttagactttatgtgtaccacgggcgaagccgggccgAACCGCTAGTTatcgtaataattatttttttcatttctactACATTTCTCGGCAGTGCATACGACtgtttactatatttttatgtatcttaTTCTATAATGCCCGGGCACCATTAGAAGGTCCCGTTCTTTTGGAAGACTTAGTTGGGGACACAAGTCTAACACGCAAAGGCCCTATTGAGAATTTAATGATGTAGGACTATTGCAAAAACGTAAAGGAATAAAACTGGGCTATGGAACGGAGGTGTTAAATGATTTGGTCACTGGGTCTATGACAACTTTGGCGTCTGCATTTCTACTACATTTAAgtcagtaataatatattggcAGACAGTAACTCACTTACAAATGGGCCCTCTTTCAAGTCTTTGTAAAATAGCAACTTTAAACAACGGTACGCGTTTCCTGAGGAATCCAGCATCACGTGCCCACTCGATACATATGCTTCGAATCCACTCTTGGAGCTAAAAGCTTACACGACTCAAGTCTAGCTGGCCGGTTAAGGCAAGCTAGAGGGGGTTCTGTCCTCGACAAGCTGTACTCCAGATTAGGACAGGGGTTTCCTCCGGGAGATTTGGGGTCCGCGGGGTCGCTACTGCCAGACACCTCGCAacaaggtgccctgcgggcttattattattctttattgtgtGTTTTCCATTTACGCGTTGTACTAACTTCTTGATTGAGTATATAGtggtaatattgtaatataaaggGCTATAAAAGTACaccttttaagttttttttcataccGTCTTCTGTTTCTCTTGATTACACTTATTACAATGAGGTTCAAGTAATACCTAACATGAACTttcgaattaaattttcacacAGGCGCACTGCGGACATTTTAGATcgagatttttattatttacaaaaattgacCTGTCAGGTCGGTAGCAGCGTTAAAGggattataacaaaaaagtataGTGCAATCggtattaatattgtttatttattttacacataaacgatataaacgtataaaaaatCGAACTAAAAAGTAATAGAAGATTTCAGACACACAAATGATAGATAATCCAATAAGTATTCCATAAAAACTACCGACGATACCTGAAAGAggagatatattaaaaataaaaaataaaatcggatagaaaacttaatttaacTATGGTCTTTTACGTTTTATAACGTCATCGTATAGCATGAATTGTAAGGCTAATCTAATTAATGTTCTCTCTTATCCTTATATTGCAATGTTACATGATACGAAATTGCTAATTGTTGTAGAAAtggtaagattttttttattagatatgttaattatatattgtatacttaCTAATTATCTCAAACCAGTAGGAGACAACGTCAAGGCGGTTCAGTACGCCATCTCGGGAACCTTTATAGACCGAGAGCCAAATCTTTCCCGTCATGTTTCTACGGTGTTAAGTAAGATATGCATGTTAaagaatacttaaaaaaaaataatatatttttgtcacgaaacaattaactttttttacttttataactgATGTCTTTTATACctacatttatatcatataaataataatagacataattaatgaattatgtaatatttcaatCTTTATATTCAAGCCGGCTCATACCCtctctgtataccaaatttcattaaaatccgttcagtagtttcagcgtgattgacggccaaacatccaaacaaacgaactttcacatttataatataagtgtgacTAGCCAAACTAGagagaaaagaaatatattatacaaagtgACTCTACGTAGGATAAAACACTTACCGTACATATTCTACAAACATCATATCATGAGGATACAATTTATCAAATGGTACTTTGGAATATTTAGAGAAATACTTCGTGTGCTGGCAGTCCGATAAACAATCATCACATTTAAGTGAATCTATAAGTTCGAGTTCCAACCCAACTTTGTTCGTAGGTTGTTTCGGATACAGGTATAACAACTTTTCTGGAAGAAATTATAATAGGTAAATACCTTATCTTATTGACTCTAATGACAATTCAAATGTTAGATCAAGTATTGATTGCATCTATTTATTACGCGAGGCATTCAAGTAGGTATTCATAtcacgttatttttttattcaactaaAAGCAGGTAAAAGCATAGacaaaatgttaaagttttgttaaaagttttatgtgtatttttaaacaagatTTTAGGAAATCCGCAAGGTAAGCTCGTCTATACATCGTTAACGTTAGTTTTAGCTAGTCGTAAATAAACGTAAAGTgtgaaaaatgtgtaaaaatctTACGTAATATTGCGAGAGGAGGGAGAGACTTGAGTCAAATGTTACCAGGGAAAGAGGGgggtaaaaaaatttaaacaacttaCTTAATTTATGTTGTATATTTGGATAGGCCAAATATATATCCACTTTATAGAACAATTCAGATAGACATAAATCATTAATGTTTTTCGTCGCGATTTTGGAGTTAATGGAGTAATTAATTACCTTTTATTTGATTGAGACACGGCAGATCTGCGAAGGTACAGATACGATCCGATGGGTTCGCCATCGATTTGTACAAGTACGTAATGCATCGACATACGTTCATCATAGTTGTGATCCGACAATGGACTATGCAAGCGCTGTATGAATACAATCTGTTCAGAGACTGGCATTCGTCGTGGAAATAGCATTCTCGCTGAAACACACATTTCATTTGAGATAAATCGCACTTTATGAAGAATTAAATTTCCTAATGTATTgggataaataacaaaatagaaGCGCTTCAACGCTGGATAATTCGATTACttaagcatttttaatttactagcCCTTTATCCCGGCGTCAATTAGTTTGACACGGGATAAAAAATGAAGCCTATGACACAAAAGTTGCGTTCattcttttaataaagtaataaggGATggggatatttttttatcctgttataataatacttaccTTTAATTAAGTTAAAGTGAATTACGCTGATCTTGCAATCTGCTATTCAGTGATAATAggcgtaatattttaatattatagcgTTCACGCTGAGCGCTTAAAAAATCGTAACTAAAAAATCTCTTAAAATCACAAATATTCACATACTCGCACACTGGCATACTCGTTTGTACattattctttctttccttGCAGCttatatgtgtgtatttttatttaattaccgtTTTCGGAGCATATTTGCGCACTTCAGCGGAAGCAGTCTGCGTGGTTGACCAGATGTTGAACATGGCGCGCTGGTTCGGCTGAGCCGTCCGATGTATCACTCTTCCACTGCTTATGTCGGGAAAGTGAGTTGAGTCGAATAGAAATACCTGTAAATGTATGGATAGAACACTATTATATTGAAAGGCATAAATTGACGAAACAAACCCTTACAGATTCGAAAGTGACATAAAGAATCAGTAGATAGCTACATATAGCATAGGATATTTTCCAGTGGTATGTTGCCTTCTTCTTTGCTTGCTACACCCCAAAGGAAACAGGCCGAAGCTCATAAAGTATAACTTTAAGTGTGTAGATACCTACTTTAATGTGATACTAGTAACTAGTCTGTATGTTTATACCTCGATACCATAGTAATTGTAAAGGGAGTACGCGTAGTCGTCAACCAACGGGTCCACCAATATATTTAGACCTTCGGGAATTCCTGGCACTGCCTGACGCTGTGGTTTCGGAGGAATAGCCTGgctttaaaaaaggaaacaatATGAGAAAAAGTATTAGGTATGAAGTTTTTGATTTACTTAATCCGATAGCACGTAATTGTGGGATTCATTTTGACGtaacaaacattttcttaTCGATTATGTcgataatgtttattattatgtgatcAATTACTATATTACTTACTCTAAACCGGTCTCATAATTGTCGAGTACATAATTGAAGACGCAGCAGTGGCCGTGTGAGGTGCGACGGACTTGGAAAAGTTCGGTGCAATTTGTCTTGCGATTTGCCCATACACAGTCCAGCAGCATCTCTTCACACGAGGGTGCAAGCTATTTATTGTGCAGACACAAGAAAAATCGACAGTATTAACATCAAAATTCGAGTGCAAAACAGACTTGCAAATATTACAGTTTATACACATTGATGCGGAGTAATTGCAGTAGATGGTTTTGGAACTTAAGCCCATGAGAAACGGAACGAGGAAAATAACCGATGCAGGATTGCTTAGTCGCAACATGTTACAAGTACAATACCGttctaatgatattttaataagtataataactaTTGGAACAAAAACacctaaaaacaaacaaacaaatactacaaagcaaaataaaagaagCGGCAGTGTTGACATAGGCTTTCCATTTTGCatctaatgtttttttacatttaattccGCATGGATCTAGAGATATCATCTACAAAGGGAACTATTTCACACATAAAAAAGGTagatcattaattatatattaagacgAAGAAGAAGGAACCTAAAATAGGGTCCATGCAGGACGCTCTAGGTAACGCCACAAAAAGAACAACAATTATTTGCATCTTATAAAGGTATGAAGCTATGAGGTTCTGAGCTAAACCATTGATTCCATCGTAATTCAGATTAGTTAATAAAGTGGAATGTTCTACatgatcaaatattttagaaaagtCACAAAGGATATTAATAGAATCTCTATAGGTACctaattatcatatattttgtttcttaccGACTCCATAATGTGTAAAACTTCATTAGATTCGTACATTAATTTCTCGAATGGCTTGTTGAAATTGTGGTTCGCCATAGATTCATTGTACGAAAAGTCAATAAAACTGCCCAACTGTCTGAAGAAATCCAGTACATCAAGTATGGATTCGTTATGTTTCGCCAATAAGGGGTGACtgcataaaaatcataaatattttttactacacctgtgtcataaattatatttttagtacctgtataagtatgtatcacaatatttatatttcatttaaataaagtcgTTATTAAAGTTACTTCgacaaaatataacttaattaatgAGTATCATCCTGAAagtcataacatttttttgttttattgatttatttaaagaggcagtttcgtttttgttatttctacaGGTTCCTCAAATTTCAGCTACTAAAACCATTTTGAcgataaattacaatatttctttacattGCGTTCGATAAAAACGAAAGCcacaaaatttgtatattttttgagttaaaaagcaatgtcaataaaattattatttgaaaataggAAAACTTACATATCATGAGCAAACTTTAGCAGTGCCTTTCTACTAATCCTGTTCACATTGCATATAGCGACGGCGGGAAAATCAATCAATGAAATAGGGTATGTTGAAGTTTCCATGGTCACAACAAACGGTTTATCCAAGCAGTCGATCcagatgtaaaatattaagaaatataacattataccCAGCATAATGCCATAACCTAGTACCCAGATTAAcctaaagaaagaaaaatatttgtatgttgaaAACTATTgtgaaagataaaatattcagttttAATAACAGACTACAGAATCATAAAGTTATTCCAAAAATTTAAGGgcgctgaaataaaatacagtatctatatacaatatttgaacATTCACATATTCTCTAAATGTGCTATTCAGCGAAATGAAACATCCAGAAACGCAACCTACACAAATAGGTGCATTATGTAcacctaaattatatttatatatgtaatcaCCTTTGTTTATACGAAATATTTGGATTGCACATTTGCTGGAAACCACTTATTGATGAATGGTCGGCATATTCCCGAAAAGTGTCCTTTAACGCTTGCCGAAATATCATCTCAACACTGTAAAACTCCTTTGAATGACGATTTCTGTACGCATGCCACCATACTGCGTTTgctttatcgtaattgaacgccttcatttttttctttgcgcaacaagaaatacatattttaatcaatttacaataatatttgttacgaACTACAAAGGTATAACGGTATACATACAGTTtgaagtacaaaataatacaaaatgaaggatttaattataaagaatatgTGTTTGTAAAAACCGGTCTTTAcggtattataaatatgcttttaCTGAAGTATGCGGCGAcgagtcaaataaataataaatgtatacgaATTCTGTACTAAACCTTTGTCacattttactaaaaaatatatatatatattatgattccgtataattattattgacagTTGGCACCCTTTGCTCGAGGACCAATTTcatgtaattttcatttaacaaataatatttacttatttttcaaacagttatttaaagatttcaatataataggtattctactataataacaatatagtaaagttttaataaaagattcGAAGTTTTGAACGCGCTAGTACTAATAATCTAAGAAAAATACTCAAAATTATTACCACGGGCAAACACGAGGCAAAATTGGAAGATCTTTCAAAtcgaataacataatataatagaaatttaaaaatgacttTGACGAGATTACAAAGTTTGTAATGTTGGtgaagataaaacaaaataaaccttAATCGAACGTAGAAGATCTAGGGATTCGAGCATGTAAACAACAACAATCAATGATTAGCGCTTGTCACAAATTTATACAGACCTCTAGTTCTTTGCATGATACACAATAATTAAGTTGGACATATTAAATcgcaaacataattattaacacgCTCCCGCTTGGatattctacaaaaaatattttttttattttcactcaTTAAAGGCTTTATCGATACTTATTTAAACGATGTTAATTGTTGGGGATACCTACTTTATTTGAACAGGTATGACGATAGCAAAAAATTCAatcttcatatatatatataaattacgtgtcacattgtttgtctgcgatggactcctaaactactcaaccgattctAATCAAATATACTCACTATCTGCAGATTGATCCAAAATAAAAGGTAGGATAATTTCTATTAGTTATGCTACTAAAATAgggcacagataatatactactaagatatttttttaccttaaTTGATGACCttaatattgtacatattatataatgtataatgacTAAAATTTTAAGGTCATCAATATCTGTAAATAGTTCGGCAGATCAATAATACAATACCTGTAAATAGTCCGGCAGATCGGCAGAtaagcgattaccaccgcccatgaacatcaCAGAGGTAGTGCTGCTGCGGATGCACTCCCTGTTTTTAAGGGTTAAGGGAAAAGGattgaaaagaaggaatggactgggacgggtgaggaaactGTAGTACTTCCACGGTGCGAACTGGCCTAATAcctgccgaagcgtgctcgactccgaCACACAAACATAAGAAGAATCGACTCAAGGAACATGTACATGCCCAAACTTTCTAGAAATGTCCACGTGTAAGCTGCGTAAACATATAATTGGCTTGTCAATACGCTTGAAGTACGCAGTACCTCCAGTTGAAGCCAAAATCATTCCACTTGGAAAAAAAGGAAGAAAGATAGACCATTCGAAATCCAAACCACctcttattattatcatcatcatcaacccatatttgttcctactgctgggacacaggcctcctctGAGGGTTCAGGCATGAGGCAATTATCCACCACGGTAAAGTCAAagcaaaagtaatttaatttttcattgctatctaaatatccttttttattttattttaccatcTCATTGTTTATAGAATTGTTTAGATTGAGATTTCTTACCGACAAATTCCGATTTATTCCGCCCACACGTAACCGCTcgttcaataatttttaccgCCCATTAAATCATTTCCCTGTTCAATTACATATACCCTGATCCATttcattatcttttattaCTCATTTTGGAATGAAACAAAATGAACGAAGGaagtttagttttaattgCTGAACGTGccaattatgatttttaactTATCAAAATCAGTGCCATATTTAATGTACTACAATACAGTGTGCTTGTTTCATTgtacaacaaattaaaatggacctctattgttttttttctatttgtgcTTGTGTCATCTTTATTTCGTTCTATATAAAtctttgaattaaatacagataaaatataatgcaataatcAAGTTTAAATCTCATAATATCTATTCAAAAACTTAAATCCTACActcattatgaaattatacaaatcatctaattattctttaagtaaaaataagagaactgaacagttattttattacatcctATACATTAAGTACATTAGCACAagcatagtattatgttatctgtggcacAAGCTACCTGCAAAAAGGATAAAGTTACCTTTGCACAACGACTCATAATCAAAATGATGCAGGCcacaatttctttttataaaaaacaaatataaggtaagtatataaaaaataaatgttgatagCTGGAGTACTGCGTTCCGGGTAATTATCTTACCTCCAgctaatatatagtattttatggCCTGTTAACGCACAGTTTTTGCTTTCATACATTGTAAGATCGAAGAGCTCTAGGAACTTTTAATTGGCTCAATGTCATTTAATCAGACGCGGACTTACACATAGCGAGGCTCCGGGACGGCAGGTCTCTGCGAGGCCCTTAGTCTTTCGTATAAAGGATTTAATGCAAAAGTGGGACTGGTGCGCTGGTGAGgtatttgttatgtttaatgaaaaatgctACAGTAgcacaaacaattaaaatttaatacttaatacacTTTAAACTTTACGAAACATTAAAGATTTAcgtaattaacaaa is drawn from Zerene cesonia ecotype Mississippi chromosome 8, Zerene_cesonia_1.1, whole genome shotgun sequence and contains these coding sequences:
- the LOC119828705 gene encoding sodium channel protein Nach-like; this translates as MKAFNYDKANAVWWHAYRNRHSKEFYSVEMIFRQALKDTFREYADHSSISGFQQMCNPNISYKQRLIWVLGYGIMLGIMLYFLIFYIWIDCLDKPFVVTMETSTYPISLIDFPAVAICNVNRISRKALLKFAHDIHPLLAKHNESILDVLDFFRQLGSFIDFSYNESMANHNFNKPFEKLMYESNEVLHIMESLAPSCEEMLLDCVWANRKTNCTELFQVRRTSHGHCCVFNYVLDNYETGLDQAIPPKPQRQAVPGIPEGLNILVDPLVDDYAYSLYNYYGIEVFLFDSTHFPDISSGRVIHRTAQPNQRAMFNIWSTTQTASAEVRKYAPKTFFIKCDLSQMKCVFQRECYFHDECQSLNRLYSYSACIVHCRITTMMNVCRCITYLYKSMANPSDRICTFADLPCLNQIKEKLLYLYPKQPTNKVGLELELIDSLKCDDCLSDCQHTKYFSKYSKVPFDKLYPHDMMFVEYVRNMTGKIWLSVYKGSRDGVLNRLDVVSYWFEIISIVGSFYGILIGLSIICVSEIFYYFLVRFFIRLYRLCVK